A stretch of Campylobacter showae DNA encodes these proteins:
- a CDS encoding helix-turn-helix domain-containing protein → MAVNYNKLWKLLIDRGLNKTQLKDLAHVSTNAIAKLGKNEPVSIETLVKICIALECNVGDIMDIVNKETEYGIKQDI, encoded by the coding sequence ATGGCTGTAAATTACAATAAGCTTTGGAAGTTATTAATTGACAGAGGATTGAACAAAACCCAATTGAAAGATCTGGCGCATGTCAGCACGAACGCTATAGCAAAGCTTGGTAAAAATGAACCAGTGTCAATAGAAACCTTAGTAAAAATCTGCATTGCATTAGAGTGCAACGTCGGAGATATTATGGATATTGTCAACAAGGAAACTGAATATGGAATTAAACAAGATATATAA
- a CDS encoding DNA-methyltransferase, whose product MELNKIYNMDCVEGINSLVPDESIDLIIADPPYFKVVGEKWDYIWRTEEDYLEWSKVWIKEAVRVIRIGGSFYLFGYFRMLSRLLPILEDAGLELRQQIILNKGMQAVSGRATKNYKIFPNVTESILFLYKDPKPFAKSFLRQRQKDLCLTAKEINEKLGVKSNGGGMWSIYTGKNVCKQLPTEELWNKLQIILDFDIPYSKISQTYNAQLGITDVWGDINFYSEKRFHPTQKPQKLIDRLVIASSNKGDIVLDPFMGGGSTAVSCVLNSRNYIGFELDKEYYDKSIERLNCRQLSLLI is encoded by the coding sequence ATGGAATTAAACAAGATATATAATATGGATTGTGTGGAAGGAATAAATAGTCTTGTTCCAGATGAGAGCATTGATTTAATCATCGCTGATCCGCCATATTTCAAAGTTGTTGGCGAAAAATGGGATTATATATGGCGAACGGAAGAAGATTATCTCGAATGGTCAAAGGTATGGATAAAAGAAGCAGTACGTGTTATTCGTATAGGGGGGAGCTTTTATTTATTTGGGTATTTTAGAATGCTAAGCAGATTGCTCCCAATTCTTGAAGATGCCGGGCTAGAATTAAGGCAACAAATCATCTTGAATAAAGGCATGCAAGCAGTATCTGGGCGAGCCACTAAGAATTATAAGATATTTCCTAATGTAACTGAAAGCATCTTATTTCTCTATAAAGACCCCAAACCTTTTGCAAAATCCTTCTTAAGGCAACGACAGAAAGATTTGTGCTTAACGGCAAAAGAAATCAATGAGAAGCTTGGCGTAAAATCGAACGGGGGCGGTATGTGGAGTATTTATACGGGAAAAAATGTTTGCAAACAGCTTCCAACTGAAGAATTATGGAATAAGCTTCAGATAATTCTTGATTTTGATATCCCATATAGTAAAATTTCGCAAACATATAATGCCCAACTTGGTATAACCGATGTCTGGGGCGATATAAATTTTTATTCAGAAAAAAGGTTTCACCCAACGCAGAAACCACAAAAACTCATTGATAGATTAGTTATCGCAAGTAGCAATAAAGGTGATATAGTACTTGATCCGTTTATGGGTGGAGGTTCGACCGCTGTCTCATGCGTTTTAAATTCGAGAAACTATATTGGTTTTGAGTTAGATAAAGAGTATTATGATAAATCGATAGAAAGATTGAATTGCAGACAACTGAGCCTTCTGATTTAA
- a CDS encoding MamI family restriction endonuclease, which translates to MLNYRLQTLEASEALIKDLYVDLRTKVNAWSEITQQTPQARMGYVGQHLVSVVTGYPGGKSGARGYDLVMNNGGYGEIKTCYRVDQLGVCLNCKTVVSSLETSCSACGSTNIDRKDDSKWLISLRNETEFAEVIEPIKYYFVLFEFLDIYDSSNNDIKATIWEVDSLNKGFAYCMVDYYLNIRASSKSKAPFNMWPYEFKFALTKPVLIYKSIIKTDGSINTLVFPTMNNTYEDELKPLVDYARATTITIDSLQKVICRLMDGSITGYSKMEPLNLLEKFRVQMGSLTTSSSKRELLNLLEKFRVQNGITNADLCDTFAEEIYLPLIIPKKSDIPTEIKSKFPELA; encoded by the coding sequence ATGCTTAATTACCGATTACAAACTTTGGAAGCATCTGAAGCTTTAATTAAGGACTTATATGTTGATTTAAGGACTAAAGTTAACGCATGGTCGGAAATCACACAGCAAACTCCGCAAGCAAGAATGGGCTATGTAGGGCAGCACCTTGTAAGTGTGGTTACAGGATACCCCGGCGGAAAATCCGGTGCGCGTGGATATGACTTGGTAATGAACAATGGGGGTTATGGAGAAATAAAAACTTGCTATCGCGTTGATCAACTTGGAGTTTGTTTAAATTGTAAGACTGTTGTTTCAAGCCTGGAAACAAGTTGCTCTGCTTGTGGCTCTACAAACATCGATAGAAAAGACGACTCGAAGTGGTTGATTAGCCTTCGTAACGAAACAGAATTTGCAGAAGTCATTGAGCCGATAAAATATTACTTCGTGCTGTTTGAATTCTTAGATATATACGATTCATCAAACAACGATATTAAAGCAACGATATGGGAAGTCGACTCTCTTAATAAGGGCTTTGCTTATTGCATGGTGGATTATTACCTTAACATTCGTGCAAGTTCGAAATCCAAAGCTCCATTTAATATGTGGCCATACGAGTTCAAATTTGCCCTGACAAAGCCTGTGCTAATTTATAAATCTATAATAAAAACTGATGGCTCGATTAACACACTTGTATTTCCCACAATGAATAACACTTATGAAGATGAGCTGAAGCCATTGGTAGATTACGCACGAGCAACAACAATTACTATTGATTCTTTGCAGAAGGTTATTTGTCGATTAATGGATGGTTCAATAACTGGCTATTCCAAAATGGAGCCACTTAATCTTTTAGAAAAGTTCAGAGTGCAAATGGGTAGTTTAACAACTAGCTCTTCCAAAAGGGAGCTACTTAATCTTTTAGAAAAGTTCAGAGTGCAAAACGGAATTACCAATGCGGATCTTTGCGACACTTTTGCAGAAGAGATATATCTACCATTGATTATCCCCAAGAAATCAGATATTCCGACTGAAATAAAAAGCAAGTTTCCAGAACTTGCTTGA
- a CDS encoding helix-turn-helix domain-containing protein: MNIKELFGTNLRKFRTQKEYSQEKLAELCGLHRTYISDIECFQRNVSLENIQKIAEALEIKSYMLLVEEKESNA, translated from the coding sequence ATGAACATTAAAGAACTTTTCGGAACAAATCTTCGAAAATTCCGCACCCAAAAGGAATATTCTCAGGAGAAGCTTGCCGAGCTTTGTGGGCTTCATCGCACATACATCAGCGATATAGAGTGCTTTCAGCGAAATGTCTCTTTGGAGAACATTCAGAAGATTGCCGAAGCACTCGAAATCAAATCTTACATGCTTTTAGTCGAGGAGAAGGAAAGCAATGCTTAA
- the ttdB gene encoding L(+)-tartrate dehydratase subunit beta, protein MSKKILTTPIAPDDLADIKIGDVIYLTGHIVTCRDVPHRRVVQEGRELPLDIRGGAILHAGPIIRKTGEKSFEIVSVGPTTSMRMEKFEREFIAKTGVRLIVGKGGMGEGTMSGCKEFGAIHCVFPAGCAVVAATQVEEIESADWTELGMPETLWKYRVKEFGPLIVSIDAHGNNLFEQNKVKFNEKKDAALAEILPQVGFIK, encoded by the coding sequence ATGAGTAAGAAAATTTTAACCACGCCGATCGCGCCCGATGATCTAGCGGATATCAAAATCGGCGACGTGATCTACCTAACCGGACACATCGTCACCTGCCGCGACGTGCCGCACAGACGCGTCGTGCAGGAGGGCCGCGAGCTACCGCTTGATATCCGCGGTGGCGCGATCTTGCACGCGGGGCCGATCATCAGAAAAACCGGTGAAAAAAGCTTTGAAATAGTCTCCGTGGGGCCGACTACGAGCATGCGGATGGAGAAATTCGAGCGCGAATTTATCGCTAAAACGGGCGTGCGCCTGATAGTCGGCAAAGGTGGCATGGGAGAGGGCACGATGAGCGGCTGCAAGGAGTTTGGCGCGATACACTGCGTATTTCCTGCGGGCTGCGCGGTGGTGGCCGCGACGCAGGTCGAGGAGATCGAGAGCGCGGACTGGACGGAGCTTGGGATGCCAGAGACGTTGTGGAAGTACCGCGTGAAGGAGTTTGGTCCGCTCATCGTCTCCATAGACGCGCACGGAAATAATCTTTTTGAGCAAAACAAGGTCAAATTTAACGAGAAAAAGGACGCGGCACTAGCTGAAATTTTACCGCAGGTCGGGTTCATAAAGTAG
- the ttdA gene encoding L(+)-tartrate dehydratase subunit alpha, whose amino-acid sequence MDKEKAVQKMTEVMAKFVGYTGKVLPDDVTAKLSELAERETQPLAREIYKTMFENQRLAKELDRPSCQDTGVIQFFVRCGANFPLIGELEELLREAVLRATREAPLRHNSVETFDEYNTGKNVGKGTPSVFWEIVPQSSECEIHTYMAGGGCSLPGKATVLMPGMGYEGVVKFVMDIMTSYGINACPPLLVGVGTSIDVASLLSKKALMRPLGSTNPNERAALTEKLLEDGINKIGLGPQGMSGASSVMGVHIENCARHPSVIAVAVNVGCWSHRKGHIVWDAGLNFDVKSHKEFAL is encoded by the coding sequence ATGGATAAAGAAAAAGCCGTGCAAAAGATGACCGAGGTCATGGCGAAATTCGTCGGCTACACGGGCAAGGTGCTGCCCGATGACGTGACGGCGAAACTAAGCGAGCTCGCCGAGCGCGAGACGCAGCCGCTGGCGAGAGAGATCTACAAAACGATGTTTGAAAATCAGCGCCTAGCCAAGGAGCTAGATCGTCCGTCCTGCCAGGATACGGGCGTGATACAGTTTTTCGTGCGCTGCGGAGCGAACTTCCCGCTCATCGGCGAGCTTGAGGAGCTGCTGCGCGAGGCAGTACTGCGAGCGACGCGCGAGGCTCCGCTGCGTCACAACAGCGTCGAGACCTTTGACGAGTACAACACCGGTAAAAACGTCGGCAAGGGCACGCCGAGCGTATTTTGGGAGATCGTGCCGCAAAGCAGCGAGTGCGAGATACACACCTATATGGCTGGCGGCGGCTGTAGCCTGCCCGGCAAGGCGACCGTGCTGATGCCCGGCATGGGCTATGAGGGCGTCGTGAAATTCGTCATGGATATAATGACGAGCTACGGCATAAACGCCTGTCCGCCGCTACTAGTGGGCGTGGGCACCTCGATCGACGTGGCATCCTTGCTATCTAAAAAAGCATTGATGAGGCCTCTTGGCTCGACAAATCCAAACGAGCGAGCCGCGCTAACCGAAAAGCTACTCGAAGATGGCATAAATAAAATCGGCCTCGGCCCGCAAGGCATGAGCGGCGCAAGCTCGGTCATGGGCGTGCATATCGAAAACTGCGCCCGCCATCCTAGCGTCATCGCCGTCGCCGTAAACGTGGGCTGCTGGTCGCACCGCAAAGGGCACATCGTCTGGGATGCGGGGCTAAATTTCGACGTAAAATCGCACAAGGAGTTCGCGCTATGA
- a CDS encoding DUF2809 domain-containing protein — protein sequence MREANLREQKSATKLAQNMQTRQSARTRLAFLAVAVLILAIEIYIAICVKGGFVRHYAGDVLAVILLYTLTRATFSEPPLNLPLKIFAFAAALELAQYLGAVQILGIENKILKVMIGGTFDFADLLCYAAGCVLAGAAEKFESKNQQRRSDG from the coding sequence TTGCGAGAGGCAAATTTAAGAGAGCAAAAAAGCGCTACAAAGCTTGCGCAAAATATGCAAACGAGGCAAAGCGCGAGAACGAGGCTAGCGTTTTTAGCCGTGGCGGTTTTGATTTTAGCGATCGAAATTTACATAGCGATCTGCGTAAAGGGCGGCTTCGTGCGCCACTACGCGGGCGATGTTTTGGCGGTTATCTTGCTTTACACGTTGACGCGGGCTACTTTTAGCGAGCCGCCTTTAAATTTACCGCTTAAAATTTTCGCGTTTGCGGCAGCTTTGGAGCTTGCGCAGTATCTGGGCGCCGTGCAAATTTTAGGCATAGAAAATAAAATTTTAAAAGTAATGATCGGCGGGACGTTTGATTTCGCCGATCTGCTCTGCTACGCTGCGGGCTGCGTCCTAGCGGGCGCCGCCGAAAAATTTGAAAGTAAAAACCAGCAAAGGAGAAGCGATGGATAA
- the larB gene encoding nickel pincer cofactor biosynthesis protein LarB: MREDEILELFAGIKSGRVNEQEALKYLKNYPYEDVGCAKIDTQRALRNGAGEVIYGEGKTDDEILRIAGAIGARGQNILITRTNERVFKRVLEILPQAEFNARGRVISVKFKEPALTQSYIAIVSAGTADGAVVEEAYETARFLGNDARKFSDAGVAGLHRLIANLEQIRGAKVVIAVAGMEGALASVLAGLVRVPVIAVPTSVGYGASFGGLAALLAMLNSCANGVSVVNIDNGFGAAYNASLINHL; this comes from the coding sequence ATGAGAGAGGATGAAATTTTAGAGCTTTTTGCGGGGATAAAAAGCGGCCGAGTGAACGAGCAAGAGGCACTAAAATACCTGAAAAACTACCCCTACGAGGACGTGGGCTGCGCCAAAATCGACACCCAGCGCGCCCTGCGAAACGGCGCGGGCGAAGTAATCTACGGCGAGGGCAAGACGGATGATGAAATTTTACGTATCGCTGGTGCGATCGGCGCGAGAGGGCAAAACATCCTGATCACGCGCACAAACGAGCGGGTTTTCAAGCGGGTGCTCGAAATCTTGCCGCAGGCGGAGTTTAACGCTCGCGGCCGCGTCATCAGCGTCAAATTTAAAGAGCCCGCGCTCACGCAAAGCTACATCGCGATAGTCTCCGCGGGCACCGCAGATGGCGCGGTAGTAGAGGAGGCATACGAAACGGCGAGATTTCTAGGTAACGACGCGCGCAAATTTAGCGATGCGGGCGTGGCGGGACTGCATAGGCTGATCGCAAATTTAGAGCAGATACGCGGCGCAAAGGTCGTGATCGCAGTAGCCGGCATGGAGGGTGCACTAGCTAGCGTGCTGGCAGGCCTCGTGAGGGTGCCGGTGATCGCGGTGCCCACCAGCGTGGGATACGGCGCGAGCTTTGGCGGGCTAGCGGCGCTGCTAGCGATGCTAAACAGCTGCGCAAACGGCGTGAGCGTCGTAAATATCGACAACGGCTTCGGCGCCGCGTACAACGCGAGCCTGATAAATCATCTCTGA